A window from Aliamphritea hakodatensis encodes these proteins:
- a CDS encoding HD domain-containing phosphohydrolase — translation MDKAVLHARKFSIRFTVGCIFLMVTGLTAVFALSLQFHFGKQMSEELVLTKLTTASSKISAYIQGIDIDASRSIKVLKDVSVTSQHKFSELEIRDLLIQVLQDNPMFYSIYYGKADEDFYQVINLESSPVVREKIFAADQDRWVIIKISSNTGQRIRQTLYYDNQLNLTHSTSKISNYFPTQRPWYNAATANKVHKTEPYLFKHLKLTGQTYSIRTPKAVLGIDIVLSAVNSKLSAAALGLTDQQGIESFIFNDNGELIASNQNRAQQLEMPASEPLQLSPGQQKLIAATSSLTVSNQTNWPPLDYSVAGEPKGYAIDLLTLIAEMTGLKFEFINGFSLNELQRKFHDGDIDILHSVSGLKENRGEISQPMYTKALAVAVEKHTGGISKLSDLNGLTLGLPYGQGLTELLKRQGIEATLRDFPDLETTIKALQNGRIDAIVHVSSTLNHFSKTSVGNMLKVITLPELKKLDLHLYLQPDQTRLMKVINLALANITPAQRQVLRDKWLSEGIHTQHNNFVPYDQLLDLSRTPSAQQNMIRMEVNGSNKFFYVTPLHGQGWNREFFAVVIPEEIVTEAVFSQIITSTLMTGAVLLLLVPVAWWFGSPIVRAITSLKEETKKVKDRRFDEIHLVDTRIKEVWQLSNSVLDMACEIKKHQQDQNDFIEAFIRLTAQAIDDKSPYTAGHCNRVPELGMMLAQAVEDSNKGKFRQFRFASDNERREFRIAAWLHDCGKITTPEFIVDKGTKLEANYNRIHEVRTRFEVLWRDAEIEYLKTLQQNPESQSIAAAKLQQQQNRLQEDFRFIASANVGGEFISDEKVERIRAISQQTWMRHFDDRLGLGPLEELNRPATEQALPVAEPLLADRPEHIIKRDREMHFDPKYKIDMEVPEHLYNQGEIYNLSISRGTLTAEDRFKINEHMISGIKILEALPFPEELSRVPRYATSHHETLKGTGYPRKLTAEQLSIPERILVIADIFEALTAADRPYKKAKPLSVAVDIMYKMALDEHVDMELFLLFLESGTYLQYARKFLPDEQIDAVDLRKYLEQAAA, via the coding sequence ATGGATAAAGCCGTACTGCACGCCAGAAAATTTTCCATCCGGTTTACCGTTGGATGCATCTTTTTAATGGTCACCGGTTTGACCGCTGTCTTCGCACTCAGCCTGCAGTTTCATTTTGGCAAGCAAATGTCTGAAGAGCTGGTATTAACCAAGCTCACCACCGCTTCTTCAAAAATCAGCGCCTACATTCAGGGCATCGACATCGATGCTTCAAGAAGTATCAAGGTACTGAAAGACGTCTCTGTTACCAGCCAGCATAAATTTTCTGAACTGGAAATCCGCGATCTGCTGATTCAGGTATTACAGGACAACCCGATGTTTTACAGCATCTATTACGGCAAAGCTGACGAAGACTTCTATCAGGTTATCAATCTTGAATCGTCACCGGTGGTGCGTGAGAAAATCTTTGCCGCTGATCAGGACCGCTGGGTCATCATCAAAATCAGCAGCAACACCGGCCAGCGTATCAGACAGACGCTCTACTACGACAACCAGTTAAACCTGACCCACAGCACCTCAAAAATCAGTAACTATTTTCCCACCCAGCGCCCCTGGTATAACGCGGCCACGGCAAACAAGGTTCATAAAACTGAACCCTACCTGTTCAAACACCTGAAGCTCACTGGCCAGACCTATTCAATCAGAACCCCCAAAGCCGTGCTGGGCATTGATATTGTGCTTTCCGCTGTTAATTCAAAGCTCTCTGCTGCGGCTCTGGGGCTGACCGATCAGCAAGGCATCGAGTCATTTATATTCAATGATAACGGCGAACTGATCGCGTCAAACCAGAACCGGGCCCAGCAACTTGAAATGCCGGCTTCTGAGCCCCTGCAGCTATCACCGGGCCAGCAGAAGCTGATTGCAGCTACCAGCTCACTGACCGTCTCCAACCAGACCAACTGGCCGCCGCTGGACTATTCAGTCGCCGGGGAGCCTAAAGGCTACGCCATTGATCTGTTAACCCTGATCGCGGAAATGACTGGCCTGAAGTTCGAGTTTATCAACGGCTTCAGCCTGAACGAGTTACAGCGAAAATTTCACGACGGGGATATCGACATTCTGCATTCAGTATCCGGACTGAAGGAAAACCGGGGCGAAATCAGCCAGCCCATGTATACCAAGGCACTGGCCGTCGCAGTTGAAAAACACACGGGGGGCATCTCAAAACTGTCAGACCTGAACGGCCTGACACTGGGACTTCCCTACGGTCAGGGATTAACGGAACTGCTAAAACGCCAGGGGATTGAAGCAACCCTGCGGGATTTTCCAGATCTGGAAACCACGATTAAGGCGTTACAGAACGGCCGCATCGATGCGATCGTCCATGTCAGCTCCACGCTTAACCATTTCAGCAAAACCAGCGTGGGTAACATGCTGAAAGTCATCACCCTGCCGGAACTGAAAAAACTGGACCTTCACCTGTATTTACAACCTGATCAGACCCGCCTGATGAAGGTTATTAACCTGGCACTGGCGAACATTACCCCGGCTCAGCGGCAGGTACTGCGTGACAAATGGCTCAGCGAAGGCATTCATACGCAGCACAATAACTTTGTGCCTTATGATCAGTTGCTGGATTTATCACGCACCCCCTCCGCACAGCAAAACATGATCAGAATGGAGGTAAACGGCAGCAACAAATTCTTTTACGTCACCCCGCTCCACGGACAGGGCTGGAACAGGGAGTTTTTTGCCGTTGTCATACCGGAAGAAATTGTCACTGAAGCGGTCTTTAGCCAGATCATTACCTCTACCCTGATGACCGGGGCTGTACTGCTATTACTGGTGCCTGTTGCCTGGTGGTTTGGCTCCCCGATTGTGCGGGCGATTACCTCACTGAAAGAAGAAACCAAAAAGGTTAAAGACCGCCGTTTTGATGAAATACACCTGGTTGATACCCGCATCAAAGAAGTCTGGCAGCTATCCAACTCGGTACTGGATATGGCCTGCGAAATTAAGAAACACCAACAGGATCAGAACGATTTCATCGAAGCCTTTATTCGCCTGACCGCTCAGGCAATCGATGACAAATCCCCCTACACCGCCGGACACTGTAACCGGGTACCGGAGCTTGGCATGATGCTGGCACAGGCCGTAGAGGACAGTAACAAGGGCAAATTCAGACAATTCCGGTTTGCCAGTGACAACGAACGGCGTGAGTTCCGTATCGCCGCCTGGTTACACGACTGCGGTAAAATCACCACCCCGGAATTTATCGTCGATAAAGGCACCAAGCTTGAAGCCAATTACAACCGGATTCACGAAGTGCGAACCCGCTTTGAAGTCCTCTGGCGGGACGCGGAAATTGAATATCTGAAAACCCTGCAGCAAAATCCGGAGTCACAAAGCATCGCGGCGGCCAAACTGCAGCAGCAGCAAAACCGTTTACAGGAAGATTTCCGTTTTATTGCCAGCGCGAATGTCGGGGGTGAGTTTATCAGCGATGAGAAAGTAGAACGGATCAGAGCCATCAGCCAGCAAACCTGGATGCGCCATTTCGATGACCGCCTGGGCCTCGGCCCGCTGGAAGAACTGAACCGGCCTGCGACAGAGCAAGCATTACCGGTCGCAGAACCCCTGCTGGCCGACCGGCCAGAACATATCATCAAACGGGACCGGGAAATGCACTTCGATCCGAAATATAAGATCGACATGGAAGTACCGGAACACCTCTACAATCAGGGTGAAATTTACAACCTGTCGATCAGCCGCGGCACCCTGACCGCTGAAGACCGTTTCAAAATCAACGAGCACATGATCAGCGGGATCAAGATACTCGAAGCACTGCCCTTCCCTGAAGAACTCAGCCGGGTACCCCGCTATGCCACCAGCCACCATGAAACACTGAAGGGCACCGGCTACCCCCGTAAGCTCACCGCAGAGCAACTTTCCATTCCGGAACGTATTCTGGTGATTGCCGATATTTTCGAAGCCCTCACCGCCGCTGACAGGCCTTACAAGAAAGCCAAGCCTCTGAGTGTCGCCGTGGATATCATGTACAAGATGGCGCTGGATGAACACGTGGATATGGAACTTTTCCTGCTCTTCCTTGAGAGCGGGACCTATCTGCAATACGCCAGAAAGTTTCTCCCGGATGAACAGATTGATGCGGTCGACCTGCGTAAATATCTGGAACAGGCCGCGGCCTGA
- a CDS encoding L,D-transpeptidase family protein — MFCRTISQPALPQLSLHALVFFLLLCLSATASANRPVITPLDTKPYDFKNLQQAIGFYQTLSTLPWPTLRKTNKLLRLEDSHPDLAVMRHQLLLLGDLSAPYTDPETDGSLEYFDGNLEQALMHFQQRHGIKVDGILGPQSRKALNMSPAHRIQQLALNIHRQNQFAEKISNRFIQVNIPEFRLRLYDQQQLLLEMKTIVGRKTRKTPVFDTHIQALVINPSWNVPRSIAFKDILPRWQADPGYLARKNLQVLSGWHSSTPVPEENIDLNKMYQGDEFQRLWEPPGAGNTLGRIKFVSRSQYAIYLHDTSAPRLFDEHRRAFSSGCIRVARARQLADTLLALSEQETVSLDPILDHSQTETLPLQQPVNLHVTYWTAWIGPRGTLNFREDLYKRDRWQIQEHQQQLAEIINKSAAQPVLETAQADISPSPEAHN, encoded by the coding sequence ATGTTTTGCCGAACGATCAGCCAGCCAGCACTTCCCCAGCTCTCCTTGCACGCTCTCGTCTTCTTCCTGCTGCTCTGCTTATCAGCAACGGCCTCTGCAAACCGACCTGTCATTACACCTCTGGATACCAAACCCTACGATTTTAAAAACCTGCAACAGGCCATCGGTTTTTATCAGACCCTGAGCACATTGCCCTGGCCTACCCTGCGGAAAACCAACAAGCTGCTACGACTGGAAGACAGCCATCCGGATCTGGCAGTTATGCGCCACCAGCTGTTACTGCTGGGCGACCTCTCCGCGCCGTATACCGACCCGGAAACCGACGGCAGTCTTGAGTATTTCGACGGTAATCTGGAACAGGCTCTCATGCATTTTCAGCAGCGCCACGGCATTAAAGTGGATGGCATTCTTGGCCCGCAAAGCCGCAAAGCGCTGAACATGTCACCGGCTCACCGTATCCAGCAACTGGCGCTGAATATTCATCGCCAGAACCAGTTTGCTGAGAAAATCAGTAACCGGTTTATTCAGGTGAATATTCCGGAATTTCGTCTGCGTTTATATGACCAACAGCAACTCCTCCTGGAGATGAAAACCATCGTCGGCAGAAAGACCCGTAAAACCCCGGTTTTCGACACCCACATCCAGGCACTTGTAATTAACCCCTCCTGGAACGTGCCCCGCAGCATTGCCTTCAAAGATATTCTGCCCCGCTGGCAGGCTGACCCTGGCTATCTGGCACGGAAAAACCTGCAGGTACTGTCGGGCTGGCACTCATCCACCCCGGTTCCTGAAGAAAATATAGATCTGAACAAAATGTATCAGGGCGATGAGTTTCAGCGCCTCTGGGAGCCACCCGGTGCCGGAAATACTCTGGGGCGAATTAAGTTTGTCTCCCGTAGCCAGTACGCCATTTACCTGCATGACACCTCTGCACCGCGGCTGTTCGACGAACACCGCCGGGCATTCAGTTCCGGCTGTATCCGGGTGGCCAGAGCACGGCAACTGGCTGACACTCTGCTGGCACTGAGTGAGCAGGAAACAGTGTCTCTGGACCCCATACTCGACCACTCCCAAACCGAAACATTGCCGCTTCAGCAACCGGTCAATTTGCATGTCACCTACTGGACGGCCTGGATCGGCCCCCGGGGCACGTTAAATTTTCGCGAAGATCTGTATAAACGTGATCGCTGGCAAATTCAGGAACATCAGCAGCAACTGGCTGAAATCATAAATAAAAGTGCTGCCCAACCGGTACTGGAGACCGCGCAGGCAGACATATCACCATCACCTGAAGCACATAATTAG
- a CDS encoding pyridoxal phosphate-dependent aminotransferase has protein sequence MQLSDRVNSIKPSPTLAVTNRAAELRAAGQNIIGLGAGEPDFDTPEHIKTAAITALNNGFTKYTAVDGTPALKTAIINKLKRDNGFDYEANQILVSCGGKQSFFNLSMALLNAGDEVIIPAPYWVSYPDMVLMGEGKPVIVTTEQSARFKITPEQLEAAITERTKLLVLNSPSNPTGVAYELDELKALGEVLKKHPHVMVASDDMYEHIMFDDKPFVNILNACPELYDRTIVLNGVSKAYSMTGWRIGYAAGPAKLIGAMKKIQSQSTSNPTSISQVAAEAALEGGLECVNEMLVAFQARRDFVVNKLNEIEGVDCLDVDGTFYAFPSFHAIIDNDDRFADDIALAEFLLQEAGVALVPGSAFGAPGNMRLSFATSMEVLDDAINRIKKALQG, from the coding sequence TCGGCCTGGGTGCCGGCGAACCTGATTTTGATACCCCGGAACACATTAAAACCGCAGCAATTACCGCGCTGAACAACGGCTTCACCAAATACACCGCTGTTGACGGTACGCCAGCTCTGAAAACCGCGATTATTAATAAATTAAAACGTGATAACGGCTTTGATTACGAAGCTAACCAGATTCTGGTTTCATGTGGTGGTAAGCAGAGTTTCTTTAACCTGTCGATGGCCCTGCTGAACGCAGGTGATGAAGTCATCATCCCGGCTCCGTACTGGGTGTCTTACCCGGATATGGTTCTGATGGGTGAAGGTAAGCCGGTTATCGTAACAACTGAACAGTCTGCCCGCTTCAAGATCACGCCGGAACAGCTGGAAGCAGCCATCACTGAACGCACTAAACTGCTGGTGCTGAACAGCCCGTCTAACCCGACCGGCGTTGCTTACGAACTGGACGAACTGAAAGCCCTGGGTGAAGTGCTGAAGAAGCACCCTCACGTGATGGTGGCCAGCGATGACATGTACGAACACATCATGTTCGACGACAAGCCATTCGTGAACATCCTGAATGCCTGTCCTGAACTGTATGACCGTACCATCGTACTGAACGGTGTATCCAAGGCTTACTCCATGACAGGCTGGCGTATCGGTTACGCAGCAGGTCCTGCGAAGCTCATCGGTGCGATGAAAAAGATCCAGTCCCAGAGCACTTCTAACCCAACCTCTATCTCTCAGGTCGCGGCTGAAGCGGCACTGGAAGGCGGCCTGGAATGTGTCAACGAAATGCTGGTTGCGTTCCAGGCGCGCCGTGACTTCGTTGTAAACAAACTGAACGAAATCGAAGGCGTTGACTGTCTGGATGTTGATGGCACCTTCTACGCTTTCCCAAGCTTCCACGCCATCATCGACAATGATGACCGTTTTGCTGATGACATCGCGCTGGCTGAATTCCTGTTGCAGGAAGCCGGTGTTGCACTGGTACCGGGCTCTGCTTTCGGTGCGCCGGGCAACATGCGTCTGTCTTTCGCTACATCTATGGAAGTACTGGACGACGCAATCAACCGTATCAAGAAAGCCCTGCAGGGCTGA
- a CDS encoding YcbK family protein, translating to MSKQFHSRRKFLRTLSGFTGLSLAPNAFSQINQMQIPLASAQGMPLASHAEKQLDFLHLHTGESLSTTFFSDNQFVATEMSDVNYLLRDHHNGEVYTMNPDLLNLLYDVRTALGTQKPFHVISAYRSPATNEKLRKNSSKVAKKSLHMQGKAIDIRIPGVDVKDIHKAALAVKGGGVGLYTRSDFVHLDVGRVRRWGK from the coding sequence ATGTCTAAACAGTTTCACAGCCGCAGAAAATTTCTGCGCACCCTCAGCGGTTTCACCGGCCTGTCTCTGGCCCCTAACGCCTTTTCGCAGATCAACCAGATGCAAATCCCCCTGGCATCCGCTCAGGGTATGCCACTGGCTTCTCATGCAGAAAAGCAACTGGATTTTTTACACCTGCATACCGGTGAATCCCTGTCGACTACCTTTTTCAGTGACAATCAGTTTGTCGCCACCGAAATGTCCGATGTGAACTATCTTTTACGGGATCATCATAACGGTGAGGTCTATACCATGAACCCGGACCTGCTGAACTTGCTGTACGACGTACGGACCGCACTGGGAACCCAGAAACCCTTCCATGTAATTTCTGCTTACCGCTCACCGGCAACCAACGAAAAATTACGCAAGAACAGCAGCAAAGTCGCTAAGAAGAGCCTGCACATGCAGGGCAAAGCCATCGATATCCGGATCCCTGGGGTTGATGTAAAAGACATCCACAAAGCGGCACTGGCGGTTAAAGGCGGTGGCGTTGGCCTCTATACCCGCAGTGACTTTGTTCACCTGGATGTGGGCCGGGTACGCCGCTGGGGCAAGTAA
- a CDS encoding DMT family transporter, with translation MKQTMNLQEWGLLFSLAIIWGGSYFFVDIALTQLPVFSIVLLRVAGAALFLFALLYLLGQRMPFNWQAWRGMLCIGLLNNAAPFCLIVWGQTYISGGLASVLIAMTPVFSILVLRGLGIEKRIGAGKLAGLVLGITGVAVIIGPDVFAGLKGDLTAQLAILLAAFSYACAGVYGKRLQGQGYSTLVITAGQVTASTLLLLPAVLWVDQPWLLPLPDTSVLLAVAALALVCTALAYIIYFRILSTAGPTNLLLVTFLAPVSAISLGAIFLGQSLSAEHYLGILLVGAGLLAIDGRTVKLFTGAKNNQQEVMK, from the coding sequence ATGAAACAGACAATGAATCTGCAGGAATGGGGGCTGTTATTCAGCCTGGCAATTATCTGGGGAGGCTCGTACTTCTTTGTTGATATTGCGCTAACACAACTGCCGGTGTTCAGCATTGTGCTGTTGCGGGTTGCCGGCGCAGCGCTGTTCCTGTTTGCGCTGTTATATCTCTTGGGGCAGCGAATGCCGTTTAACTGGCAGGCCTGGCGGGGCATGCTCTGTATCGGTTTGCTGAATAATGCGGCCCCTTTCTGTCTGATTGTCTGGGGGCAGACCTATATCAGTGGCGGTTTGGCTTCGGTGCTCATTGCGATGACGCCGGTGTTCAGTATTCTGGTGCTGCGCGGGCTGGGTATCGAAAAACGGATCGGCGCCGGGAAGCTGGCAGGGCTGGTGCTGGGGATCACCGGGGTAGCGGTGATTATTGGCCCGGATGTCTTTGCCGGTCTGAAAGGAGATCTGACCGCCCAGCTGGCGATCTTGCTGGCGGCGTTCAGCTATGCCTGTGCCGGGGTGTACGGTAAGCGTTTGCAGGGGCAGGGTTACAGCACGTTAGTGATCACTGCCGGGCAGGTCACCGCTTCAACCCTGCTGTTGCTGCCGGCAGTGCTGTGGGTTGATCAGCCATGGTTACTGCCGCTGCCTGATACTTCTGTGTTACTGGCGGTTGCGGCACTTGCCCTGGTCTGTACTGCGCTTGCCTATATTATTTATTTCCGGATTCTGTCGACAGCCGGCCCGACCAACTTGCTTTTGGTGACGTTTTTAGCGCCGGTCAGTGCCATCAGTTTAGGCGCGATATTCCTCGGCCAGTCTTTGTCAGCTGAGCATTATCTGGGCATCCTGCTGGTGGGGGCCGGGTTGCTGGCGATCGACGGTCGGACAGTGAAGCTGTTCACGGGGGCAAAGAATAATCAGCAGGAGGTGATGAAATGA
- a CDS encoding alpha/beta fold hydrolase, protein MGQTDGRALTGPVAGGYAEACGLYWQAYGNASDPVLLMIRGLGSQLIHWPENLLQRIAGEGYRVVVFDNRDSGLSDKHRALTGNLLAERLQQAWQGEAAEPAYTLTDMAADVAHLMDVLDIQQAHILGGSMGGLIAQIFAAQWPERTLSLSVVFSTSLDAQLPKGHGWNLLYDDSQAPVAAALSLPDDARTFADMVRAAAAESALYTGTDHRPTDEQQLQLAEQALRRCYCPEGYMRQLLAILCHSDLREANRSITAPALVLHGSADPIFPVACGQSIADSIGGARLEVLTGWGHDLPDSMHDWFISRLAGLLQGSDAGVACSAG, encoded by the coding sequence ATGGGACAGACAGATGGAAGGGCTTTAACCGGGCCGGTTGCCGGCGGTTATGCTGAAGCCTGCGGCTTATACTGGCAGGCTTACGGAAATGCCTCAGACCCGGTATTGCTGATGATCCGGGGGCTGGGTTCACAGTTGATTCACTGGCCGGAAAACCTGCTGCAGCGTATCGCCGGTGAAGGCTATCGGGTGGTGGTATTCGATAACCGCGATTCCGGATTATCGGATAAACACAGGGCGCTGACCGGTAACCTTCTGGCTGAACGGTTGCAACAGGCCTGGCAGGGTGAAGCGGCAGAACCTGCTTATACACTGACAGATATGGCGGCGGACGTGGCGCACTTAATGGATGTGCTGGACATTCAGCAGGCACATATTCTGGGCGGCTCGATGGGCGGGCTGATCGCACAGATTTTTGCGGCTCAATGGCCGGAGAGAACATTGAGCCTGAGTGTGGTGTTTTCAACGTCACTTGATGCTCAGTTACCTAAAGGTCATGGCTGGAATCTGCTGTATGACGACAGTCAGGCCCCGGTTGCGGCAGCGCTGAGCCTTCCTGATGATGCCAGAACATTTGCAGATATGGTGCGGGCCGCTGCCGCAGAGAGCGCCCTGTATACCGGCACAGACCACCGGCCAACTGATGAACAGCAACTGCAGCTGGCGGAACAGGCGCTGCGCCGCTGTTATTGCCCCGAAGGGTACATGCGCCAGTTACTGGCGATTCTCTGTCACTCTGATTTACGGGAAGCTAACCGGTCGATAACGGCACCGGCACTGGTGCTTCACGGTTCAGCAGATCCGATTTTTCCGGTAGCCTGCGGACAAAGTATTGCCGACAGCATCGGCGGCGCCCGTCTGGAAGTGCTGACCGGCTGGGGGCATGACTTACCGGACAGCATGCATGACTGGTTTATCAGCCGGCTGGCAGGGTTGCTGCAGGGGAGTGATGCCGGTGTTGCCTGTTCGGCTGGTTAA
- the ada gene encoding bifunctional DNA-binding transcriptional regulator/O6-methylguanine-DNA methyltransferase Ada, whose translation MNMLFADDDSRWQAVCDRNLAASGQFYYAVLSTGIYCRPGCSSRQPKRENVRFFEDTKKAAEAGFRACKRCKPQDGSASDALVEVVVNACRYIEEAEDSVDLAELAEHAQLSVWHFQRLFTRLVGVSPKAYQRNHQNKRFTAALLDQVSVTEAVYASGIGSAASVYSHNRLGMTPSQFRKGGKGQQIYYCTGASVLGPLMMGVSARGICCVEFMDASADVQQMLTVRFPAAELIAAGHELSDLLAEVLAFVEAPQAECDLPLDIQGTAFQERVWQALQAIPVGQTMSYSQLAASVGQPSASRAVAGACGANKLAVLVPCHRIVRSDGGLSGYRWGTERKQQLLNNEEQLQNNSEHE comes from the coding sequence ATGAATATGCTGTTTGCTGATGATGACAGCCGCTGGCAGGCGGTGTGTGACCGGAATCTGGCGGCCAGCGGTCAGTTTTATTATGCCGTGCTGAGTACCGGTATTTACTGCCGGCCGGGCTGTTCATCACGGCAGCCTAAACGGGAAAATGTTCGTTTCTTTGAAGATACAAAAAAGGCGGCAGAGGCGGGGTTTCGGGCTTGTAAACGCTGTAAACCGCAGGACGGTTCCGCATCGGATGCGCTGGTTGAAGTGGTCGTGAATGCCTGCCGCTATATTGAAGAAGCAGAAGACAGCGTTGACCTTGCTGAACTGGCTGAACATGCGCAGTTAAGTGTCTGGCATTTTCAGCGCTTGTTTACCCGGCTGGTGGGTGTAAGCCCGAAAGCCTATCAGCGCAATCACCAGAATAAGCGTTTCACTGCTGCCTTGCTGGATCAGGTCAGTGTGACAGAAGCGGTCTATGCCTCCGGTATCGGCTCAGCAGCTTCCGTGTACAGCCATAACCGGCTGGGTATGACGCCCTCACAGTTCCGTAAGGGCGGTAAAGGTCAGCAGATTTACTATTGCACCGGGGCAAGTGTGCTGGGCCCCCTGATGATGGGGGTGAGTGCCAGAGGTATCTGCTGTGTTGAATTTATGGATGCAAGTGCTGATGTACAGCAGATGCTGACGGTGCGTTTTCCTGCCGCAGAGCTGATTGCCGCCGGACATGAACTGTCTGATTTACTGGCTGAAGTACTGGCCTTCGTGGAAGCCCCTCAGGCGGAATGTGATTTACCGCTGGACATACAGGGCACTGCATTTCAGGAGCGGGTCTGGCAGGCTTTGCAGGCAATTCCGGTGGGCCAGACAATGAGTTATAGTCAGCTCGCTGCATCCGTGGGGCAGCCAAGCGCCAGCCGTGCTGTAGCCGGTGCCTGTGGCGCAAATAAGCTGGCAGTGCTGGTGCCCTGTCACCGGATTGTACGCAGCGACGGTGGCTTAAGCGGTTACCGCTGGGGAACAGAACGCAAGCAACAGTTGCTGAATAATGAAGAGCAGTTGCAGAATAACAGTGAGCATGAATGA